DNA from Prosthecochloris marina:
CGAGGCATAGTAGGTAAATCTTGAAGGCCGTTAAGAAGCTTGGGAAAACATCGCAAAAATCAGTTCCATCTATGAGCCATGAATATATTAACCTAAATCGATTGTTTCAAATTACCTGCGCCTTTAGGGTTCTCCATACTTTTATTCTGCTCATTTTCTCCCGCAAATCGCCCCTCGAACATTGTTTTTATCCTTTCATTTTTGCTATATAAAGATTAAGCAAGTCTGTATTCGACCGAGCAGGCTTCTATTCAGCATGCGTCCAAGTGCAACCGGCAAGCACTTATACAGAGGAACTACACCAGACCAAAATTCTGTTTTTTCAAGCGAATGTTTATTTCAACAGGTTCTTCGGATACATCAGTAAAATCCTTCAAAATCCTGTTGGTGGCGCCAAAAGGCAAAAAGGACTCCAAGTCAAATCAGAAACCACTTTTTCATATGGCCCTCGGGGTCCTCGTCAGCATCACGCCACCAAAACATGAAATCGACATCATCGATGAGCATTTTGGTGATACAGTCGACTATGATGCTGACTATGATCTTGTTGGCATTACAGCACGTACAATAGATGCTACCAGAGCATATGAAATAGCCGACAACTTCAGAAAGAAAGGCAAGACAGTAATCCTGGGCGGTATTCATACTTCATTCAATCCTGATGAGGCCAGCCAGCACGCAGATACCATTGTCTGCGGCGAAGCCGAGAACATGTGGGGCACTATACTGAACGATCTCGAACATCATCGCTTGAAACCTTACTACAACGCAAAGGATTTTCCACCTGTCAAAGAAATCGTTCCTCTCGACTACAAAAGAATAGCCAAAGCATCACTCCGGGAAAAAGTCGATACGACAAAATCCATTCCTATCTACATCACCAGAGGATGCCCCTATAACTGTTCATTCTGTGTTACTCCGAATTTTACGGGAAAACTCTACCGAAGACAGAAGCCCGAAGACCTCAAAGCGCAGATAGAAGATGCCAAAGAAGCTTTTTTCAAGAAAAACGGAACTTCATCGAAACCCTGGTTCATGTTGTGCGATGAAAACCTGGGTATCAATAAAAAACGACTCTGGCAGGCCCTTGACATGATCAAGGAATGCAATATCATGTTCAGTGTTTTCTTAAGCATGAACTTTCTCGAAGATGAAGAAACAGTAAAAAAACTTGTCGATGCAGGTTGTTTCATGGCACTGGTGGGGATAGAATCGATCAAACAGAGCAATCTCGAAGCTTACAACAAGTCTCATGTCAACACACCTGAGAAAATTATCGAAATCATCGATCAATGCCGGAAAGCAGGACTTAACGTGCAGGGTAATTTCCTCATCAATCCTAGCCTCGACAATTATGATGACATGAACGATCTTGTAGACTTTATCAGCAGGAACAATATATTCATGCCGATCATGCAGATCATCACGCCATATCCTGGCACAAGCATGTATAAAGAATACAAAGAAAAGGGACTGATTACCGATGAAGACTGGGAAAAATACAATGCAATAAACGTCGTGATCCGCTCACCTCATTACAACTCGGTTGAATTTCAGTACCGGTTTATGCAGACCTATTATAAAGCCTATTCGTGGAAAAACATCATCAACAGAATTACACACAACCCTCACCCACTCATGGGTTTTGTCACCAGTTTTGCGTTCAGAAAAAACCTTCATGAACTCTTGGAAACTTTTGAAAGCGAACATGGACTCAAACGTTCTAACAAACTAAATCTTTACTAAAGAAACTCTCTACAATGGAATTCATTACCGAATATACCACGATTATTGCACCCGCAATATTCTTCGTTGGTGGCATCTTTATTGTCATGCTTCTCAACAAGTTCATCGGAAAACAAAAAACGCAGGACAGCAATAATTGAAACAGGAAAAAAGCTGTGATTTTGTATTTGCGTAGCTCTTGAAAATGTTTTAATTTTCAAAAAAATAATCCGTTGCCGGTCATCCTGTCGTTCTTCTTGCAGGTTACTGGCAAGAGAATGAAGGCAAACAATTTTTTCGCGTTTCTTCTTATTCAACTCAAAACATCACACATTATGTCAAACGGATCAAGCAATGATTTAGCAGGTGCAATTTCCGGTCTTGTAGACACTGTAGCAAAACTCGGCCAGCAGCAGATTGAAGTCCTCAACAACGGACTCAAGAGCGTATCTGATATGGTAGGCCCTCTTGGCAAGACCATGACAGATATGGTAGGCAACATGGCCAGTACCCTTAATCAGGTATTGCAGAATGTCTCTTCAACCATCGGTGGCGGATCGAAGTAAGAGCTTTTTTCCATTACTTTTTGTCCAGCACCTTATGCAATTTTGTATAAGGTGCTTTTTTTTATAGCAACGGCAGAGCGATCATGCCTCCTGAAAAACATCACCTTGAACTATATTTTTCTGACCTGGAGCTCAGGAAACTCCGGATTGAGCAAGTTGCCGGTGACGCATCAAGCCGGGAGTATTTCAGGGTTTTCTCCCCCGAGAAAACCTGGATACTCTGTATTGACCCCGACTTCGGTTCTTTTCCCTCGGCTCACTATCCGTTTCTGGAAATACAGCGCTTGCTCACAAGAAATTCCGTGCCCGTACCGAAGGTTATCGGAAGCCGTAAATCAGACTCATCAATCCTGATCGAAGATTGCGGCAATATCCTGCTCCAGGACATGATATCTGCAGACCCGTTCCGAAACGCTCAGCTTTACACAAAAAGCATCGATTGCATGACTCGCCTGCAGTCAATCAAGGGAAAGCAGGACAAGCTGCCCTTCAATCGGTCGTTCGATCCGGAAAAACTGATGTTCGAATTTGATTTTTTCATCACATATGCTATCGAAAAACCTCGTTTCACCAGACTTCAAACCCTGGAGCTCTCAACGCTGCGAAAGGAATTCAGGAAAATCTCTGAAACACTGTTCAGGAAAGAACATTTCGTGCTCAACCACCGGGACTACCACAGCAGAAACATCCTTGTCTCAAAAGACAATCTTGTGCTTATCGATTTTCAGGATGCAAGAATGGGCCTGCCACAATACGATGCAGTATCGCTGTTAAAAGATTCTTATGTTACGCTTGACGAACAATTTGTTTCCGATATGCAGCACTACCACTATCGACTACTCCGGGCAAACAGGCTTACTGCCATGGATTACGATGAATATCTTTATTTATTCGATCTGATGGCATTTCAAAGAAACGTAAAAGCGCTCGGCACATTTTTCCATCAGGCATACGTTCTCGAAAAAAAAGAATTCGAGCAGTACATAACCCCTACGCTCGCTTACCTCCCCGGTTATATCAGCAGACAACCCGAATTAGCAACGGCCGGTGAGATAATTTTAAATACACTGATGCAACCGTAACCATGAAAGCGTTTATACTGGCTGCAGGGTTCGGCTCACGCCTCCACCCCATTACAAACTCCATCCCCAAGCCCCTCATCCCGATTCTTAACCTTCCCGCCATTTGTTATACTCTCACCCTTTTGAAAGAAGCCGAAATCGAAACGGTAATCTGTAACGTCCATCATCATGCAGAACATATCCGCCGCTTCTTTTCCGATAACAATAATTTCGGGATAGACATGCATATTTCGGAGGAAACTACCATTCTCGGAACCGGAGGGGGGCTAAAACGATGTGAAACGCTGCTTGATGATGAACCCTTTGTTTTAATCAACAGCGACATCATTGCTGATTTCAGCCTGCGCTCGTTAATCGACGCCCATGCATCTTCGGGCAACGCAGGAACGCTCATGCTGTTCGAAACCACCGAAGCAAAAACAATCGGTGACGTCGGCATAAATGAAGAACAAATCAGGGATTTCAGAAACATGCGAAAAACCGGCCTACGCTCCGATTGCATCTACGCAGGAGCGGCCATTCTCGATCCGTCGATATTCCACCACCTTACCATGGAATTTTCAAGTATCGTCGATACGGGTTTCACCGGCCTTATCGAACGCGAAAGCCTCGGCTACTTTCGCCATGAAGGATTTTGGCAGGACATAGGAACACCGCAAAGCTTCTGGCAGGCCAATATCAAAAACCGGAGCAACATTCTTGGGATCGCTCAACGAATAGGCCGGCAAATTGGTATCGAACCGCATATGCTCTCTTCACAGGCTGTCATTGCAGATAATGCAACGGTTCATGAATCGATAATCGGCAGAAATTGCCATATTGAAGACGGCGCGACGGTAAAAGATTCCGTAATCCTCCCAGGGACAACCATCCCGAAAAATGCCAAGCTTGATCGGGTAATAGCTTTTCCACAAGGTATGCTTTCTCTGGAGTGAGTAATTTTACCTATACTACCGACTGGACAGGATACATACTGGACTTCTTGTTCTTCAGCTATTCTTGCATTCCGATTATCCGACAATCATGAACATATGGCCTGACAGTTCAACAAAACACTATGCCGTTCCTTAGATGATACAAACAGGTCTCGACATACTCCTCCAGGACACCAGCCGTCTGAAAAACCGCAACATCGGCCTGATCACAAACCAGACATCGGTTACCCATGATCTGCACTACTCATGGCATGAGTTGCAAAAAAAGGGCTTCCCCCCGAAAAAAATCTTTTCTCCCGAACACGGTCTCTTCTCGACGGAACAGGATCAGATAGCCGTCACCACGCAGCCTGATACCGGCTCTGAGATAATCAGTCTCTACGGTGATTCCGCAGAGACACTTTTACCGGATGAAAGTGTTTTGCAGAATATCGATCTGGTTATTTTCGATATTCAGGATATCGGTTCGCGTTATTACACCTACATCAATACTCTCGCACTTTTCATGGAAAGCGTAAACGGCCGTGACATTGAAATTCTCGTTCTCGACCGGCCGAATCCTCTGGGAGGACAAAACATCGAAGGCCCACTGCCATCCGGCGATTATCGTTCATTCGTCGGCATACTACCGGTTCCCCCCCGTCACGGGATGACAGCAGGAGAACTCGCCAGGCTGTATTTCGATCACAAAAAACTCGACTTGAACCTTGACGTCATCCCGATCCATGGCTGGAAACGCTCATCGCATTTCTCGCAAACCGGATACCCATGGATAGTCCCTTCACCGAACATGCCAACATGGGAAACCGCTCTGGTTTACCCTGGAATGTGTCTGTTCGAAGGCCTGAACGTCTCGGAAGGACGAGGCACGACAACACCATTCCTCCATTTCGGCGCACCTTTCATCGAACCTGAAGCCGTTGCGGAAAATATCATGAACCTCGAACTTGAAGGAGTACTTTTCCGCCCAACCTACTTCAAGCCATCATTTCACAAGTACCAAAACGGTATTGTAGGAGGATTGTTCCTCCATGTGACCGACAAAGAACTCTTCCGACCATTTCTGACAGGAGTAGCCCTCACAAAAGTGATCCACGACCTGTATGCTGAAAAACTTCGTTTTATCCGGGAGGTTTACGAATTCAACGACCTTCACCCGGCATTCGACCTGCTATGCGGCAGCAGCAGCATCAGAACAATGATCGAAGACGGTCAATCCATCGAAAAAATCAAAACATCGTGGCAAGAGGACGAAAGGAAGTTTATCACCCACAAACAGGCCTATCACCTTTATGAATAAACCGCTGAATCATGGGCACCTCTATAAATTGTCGCGAGCAGCATGAGTACGAGGCGAACGGAGCACAGATACCGGAATGTACATAGGGTACATGAGGATTTCGAGCACCGATCGACGAAGTAATCATGATGCGTAGCAAATTAATAGAGGTGCCCTTATGTATTCCTTCCACCGAGCTAAATGAATAACCGTGCACACTCTTGACCTGACTATTATTATTTGCTTCCTTCTGGCCATGGCAGGCTACGGCATATGGCAGGGTCAAAGCAACCAAACAAAAGATGACTACTTTCTCGGAGGGCGTAACTTGCCATGGATAGTTGCAATGTTCTCCATCGTAGCTACCGAAACATCGGTACTCACGTTTGTAAGTGTCCCCGGTATAGCCTTCCGTGGTGACTGGGCCTTTCTACAGCTTGCACTTGGCTATATTTTCGGCCGAATGCTGGTCAGTGCCGTTCTTCTACCCGTCTATTTCCGTGAAGGGGTGGACTCCATTTACGAGGTAATCGGCAAACGTTTCGGCCAAAATATGCAGAAACTCGCATCAGTGGTTTTCCTTGTAACCAGAATCCTCGCCGATGGTGTGAGGTTTCTTGCTACAGCGGTCGTAGTAGAAGTGATTACCGGATGGCCTCTCAGTGTCTCGGTGCTGATTATCGGTATCGTCACACTGGTCTATACGCTTGCCGGCGGTATACGAACAATCGTATGGATCGACAGCATCCAGTTTATCCTCTATCTTTTCGGGGGTATCATGACGATCGT
Protein-coding regions in this window:
- a CDS encoding B12-binding domain-containing radical SAM protein codes for the protein MFISTGSSDTSVKSFKILLVAPKGKKDSKSNQKPLFHMALGVLVSITPPKHEIDIIDEHFGDTVDYDADYDLVGITARTIDATRAYEIADNFRKKGKTVILGGIHTSFNPDEASQHADTIVCGEAENMWGTILNDLEHHRLKPYYNAKDFPPVKEIVPLDYKRIAKASLREKVDTTKSIPIYITRGCPYNCSFCVTPNFTGKLYRRQKPEDLKAQIEDAKEAFFKKNGTSSKPWFMLCDENLGINKKRLWQALDMIKECNIMFSVFLSMNFLEDEETVKKLVDAGCFMALVGIESIKQSNLEAYNKSHVNTPEKIIEIIDQCRKAGLNVQGNFLINPSLDNYDDMNDLVDFISRNNIFMPIMQIITPYPGTSMYKEYKEKGLITDEDWEKYNAINVVIRSPHYNSVEFQYRFMQTYYKAYSWKNIINRITHNPHPLMGFVTSFAFRKNLHELLETFESEHGLKRSNKLNLY
- a CDS encoding exo-beta-N-acetylmuramidase NamZ domain-containing protein encodes the protein MIQTGLDILLQDTSRLKNRNIGLITNQTSVTHDLHYSWHELQKKGFPPKKIFSPEHGLFSTEQDQIAVTTQPDTGSEIISLYGDSAETLLPDESVLQNIDLVIFDIQDIGSRYYTYINTLALFMESVNGRDIEILVLDRPNPLGGQNIEGPLPSGDYRSFVGILPVPPRHGMTAGELARLYFDHKKLDLNLDVIPIHGWKRSSHFSQTGYPWIVPSPNMPTWETALVYPGMCLFEGLNVSEGRGTTTPFLHFGAPFIEPEAVAENIMNLELEGVLFRPTYFKPSFHKYQNGIVGGLFLHVTDKELFRPFLTGVALTKVIHDLYAEKLRFIREVYEFNDLHPAFDLLCGSSSIRTMIEDGQSIEKIKTSWQEDERKFITHKQAYHLYE
- a CDS encoding nucleotidyltransferase family protein, with amino-acid sequence MKAFILAAGFGSRLHPITNSIPKPLIPILNLPAICYTLTLLKEAEIETVICNVHHHAEHIRRFFSDNNNFGIDMHISEETTILGTGGGLKRCETLLDDEPFVLINSDIIADFSLRSLIDAHASSGNAGTLMLFETTEAKTIGDVGINEEQIRDFRNMRKTGLRSDCIYAGAAILDPSIFHHLTMEFSSIVDTGFTGLIERESLGYFRHEGFWQDIGTPQSFWQANIKNRSNILGIAQRIGRQIGIEPHMLSSQAVIADNATVHESIIGRNCHIEDGATVKDSVILPGTTIPKNAKLDRVIAFPQGMLSLE
- a CDS encoding chlorosome envelope protein B, translated to MSNGSSNDLAGAISGLVDTVAKLGQQQIEVLNNGLKSVSDMVGPLGKTMTDMVGNMASTLNQVLQNVSSTIGGGSK
- a CDS encoding aminoglycoside phosphotransferase family protein → MPPEKHHLELYFSDLELRKLRIEQVAGDASSREYFRVFSPEKTWILCIDPDFGSFPSAHYPFLEIQRLLTRNSVPVPKVIGSRKSDSSILIEDCGNILLQDMISADPFRNAQLYTKSIDCMTRLQSIKGKQDKLPFNRSFDPEKLMFEFDFFITYAIEKPRFTRLQTLELSTLRKEFRKISETLFRKEHFVLNHRDYHSRNILVSKDNLVLIDFQDARMGLPQYDAVSLLKDSYVTLDEQFVSDMQHYHYRLLRANRLTAMDYDEYLYLFDLMAFQRNVKALGTFFHQAYVLEKKEFEQYITPTLAYLPGYISRQPELATAGEIILNTLMQP